A genomic stretch from Helianthus annuus cultivar XRQ/B chromosome 1, HanXRQr2.0-SUNRISE, whole genome shotgun sequence includes:
- the LOC110931065 gene encoding glutathione S-transferase T3-like: MNSVTHNPDREHRRHQRGDPIWGMNSVVPETQNLGDEDENEDDEYNVDEDAGNEEDDARDKKGKTVSEKWTKVQEEALAKAWVHCSTNKKKGNQQNRDSFWRKILDHFNATVGGSNRTVHQVRSKWNPMLTKINFFNGLYQQADRTRGSGCKDLDVMKVALTEFKERLTTMLRQISTRM, translated from the exons ATGAATTCGGTGACCCATaaccccgatcgggaacaccgccgccatcaacgcGGGGACCCGATTTGGGGAATGAATTCG gtagtgcccgaaactcaaaatttgggcgacgagGACGAGAACGAGGATGATGAATATAACGTGGACGAAGACGCGGGCAACGAAGAAGACGATGCTCGGGATAAAAAGGGAAAAACCGTGAGCGAAAAATGGACAAAGgtccaagaagaggcgttggcgaaggcgtgggtacattgctctaccaacaaaaagaagggcaatcaacaaaaccGCGATAGTTTTTGGCGTAAAATTTTAGATCATTTTAACGCCACTGTCGGCGGAAGTAACCGGACCGtgcatcaagtacggtctaaatggaacccgatgttgacgaaaataaactttttcaacggcctataccaacaagcg gatcgcacacgaggaAGCGGATGTAAGGATCTCGACGTGATGAAAGTCGCGTTAACAGAATTTAAAGAGAGATTAACGACGATGCTCCGCCAAATAT CTACTAGAATGTAA